A segment of the Candidatus Brocadiaceae bacterium genome:
CCAGGGCGGGCATCAGCATAGCGGCCAAGATAGCTATGATGGCTATGACCACCAACAGTTCGATCAGAGTAAAGGCCTTCTTCATCTTCACGTCCTCCCACTAAATCCGTTCGCTTCGACCCTTCTGTCCTGCGCGTTCATTCCCCTTCTCGGACCCGCCCCTCACCTCCTTTCCAGGCTTGCAGACCCATAGAGACATACGCACCTCGTTCTTTCGAGTGGCCACATGTTACCACCGCCCCCGCAAGTTGTCAAGCAAAAAAACAGGCCCCCGGCCGGCCCCCGCAGCACCCCGGCGGCCGCCCCCGGACCCCGCCGTCGGGCAGTTGAACCCCGCAGCCGCCAAGCCTATAATCGCCCGTCCGGACCCGCGCAGGCACCGCACGCTGACACAGAGGGGTACCCGATGGACGTTCATCCGACGAGCGCACGCACGGTCGTCGTCGGCTGCGGCGGGTGGGGCACGGCCCTGGCCGTCCTGCTCGACGCCGCCGGCCGGCGCGTCACGCTCTGGGGCGTTGACGCCGACTACATGCGCCGCGTCGCCGCAGAGCGCGCCAACCCCCTTTACCTGCCGGGGATCGCCATCGCGGAGTCCATCGGCGTCTCGGCCGACCTGGCCGAGTGCGTGCCGGATGCACACGTGCTTGTGCTGGCGACGCCGACGCCGTACCTGCGCACGGTCTGCACGCGGCTGGCGCCGCACCTGCGCCCGGAGCATCTGCTCGTCAACGTGGCCAAGGGCATCGAGGAAAGCACCCTGCTGCCCGGCAGCGGCGTCATCCGCGACGTCTGCGGCCCCGCCTGCGCCCTGGCCGGGCTGTACGGGCCCAGCCACGCCGAGGAGGTGGCCCGGGGGCGCCCGACGACCGTCGTCGCCACCAGTGACGACCTGCCGGTCGCCGAGACCGTGCAGGACCTGTTCATGGGGCCGGCCTTCCGCGTCTACACGAACACGGACATGATCGGCGCGGAACTCGGCGCCGCCTTGAAGAACGTGATCGCCATCGCCGCCGGCATCTGCGACGGCCTGGCCTTCGGCGACAACGCCAAGAGCGCCCTGCTGACGCGCGGCCTGGCGGAGATCGCCCGCCTGGGCGTGGCGATGGGCGCCCGGGCGGAGACGTTCGCAGGACTGACCGGCCTCGGGGATCTGATCACCACCTGCGTGAGCCCTTACGGGCGCAACCGCGCGGTGGGCATGCGCCTGGCCGCCGGAGAGCGGCTGGACGCCATCGTGGCGGGCATGGACCAGGTGGCTGAGGGCGTGCGCACCACGCGGTCCGTCTGCGCCCTGGCCGATCGCCACGGGGTGGACATGCCCATCAGCCGGGCCGTGCACGGCGTGCTGTTCGACGGACGGGACGCGCGCGAGGCGGCCATGGAGCTGATGGTCCGGGCCCCGCGGTCCGAACACGAAAAGGAGCCGCTGTGAGACGCCGCCCGGCGCTACCCATTGGGGGCCGGGGCGGGCGTCGGGCCCCTGGATAGGAGCATTCGCGATGGCAGGATCGACGGATCTGCGTAAGCGGTTGCTGGCGGAGGTGATGCGCATTCGGGCGGTGGACGTGCATTCGCACGTGCCGGCCGCACAGCCGCATGC
Coding sequences within it:
- a CDS encoding prepilin-type N-terminal cleavage/methylation domain-containing protein; this encodes MKKAFTLIELLVVIAIIAILAAMLMPAL
- a CDS encoding NAD(P)-dependent glycerol-3-phosphate dehydrogenase, translated to MDVHPTSARTVVVGCGGWGTALAVLLDAAGRRVTLWGVDADYMRRVAAERANPLYLPGIAIAESIGVSADLAECVPDAHVLVLATPTPYLRTVCTRLAPHLRPEHLLVNVAKGIEESTLLPGSGVIRDVCGPACALAGLYGPSHAEEVARGRPTTVVATSDDLPVAETVQDLFMGPAFRVYTNTDMIGAELGAALKNVIAIAAGICDGLAFGDNAKSALLTRGLAEIARLGVAMGARAETFAGLTGLGDLITTCVSPYGRNRAVGMRLAAGERLDAIVAGMDQVAEGVRTTRSVCALADRHGVDMPISRAVHGVLFDGRDAREAAMELMVRAPRSEHEKEPL